One genomic segment of Misgurnus anguillicaudatus chromosome 23, ASM2758022v2, whole genome shotgun sequence includes these proteins:
- the b3galt2 gene encoding beta-1,3-galactosyltransferase 2 — translation MQWRRRHCCPIKMTWNVKRSLFRTHVAGLLSLASLFALFLIYCHQDLLQGRSWLRDNPLVYTMRGLRPHKERTKGNQSSLRSLWKDNTYVLPKPSVNFNFSSHQVEITARGIVGLEMSANTNNTNINSNTKSLHREMGVGGRLAAQPYHWLLNEPYKCNDSGPFLVLLIAAEPRQLEARNAIRQTWGNESVAMGYGFVRLFLLGMGRRPDVYPQSSIEEESLLYHDIIQQDFMDTYYNLTIKTLMGMSWVAQYCPHARYVMKTDSDMFVNTEYLIQKLLKPNTAPRQNYFTGYLMRGYAPNRNKDSKWYMPPELYSSERYPIFCSGTGYVFSGDMAAKIYNASLSIRRLHLEDVYVGICLAKLRIDPVPPPNEFLFNHWRVSYSSCKYSHLITSHQFQPNELMKYWNHLQSNKHNPCLNMAKDRSGRPRHRKLQWEGLR, via the coding sequence ATGCAGTGGCGTCGGCGACACTGCTGCCCCATCAAGATGACCTGGAATGTCAAGCGGTCACTCTTCCGCACACATGTAGCAGGCCTTCTCTCACTGGCCTCACTCTTCGCCCTCTTCCTCATCTACTGCCATCAGGATCTGCTGCAGGGCCGGAGCTGGTTGCGAGACAACCCCCTGGTTTACACCATGCGGGGTTTGCGCCCCCACAAGGAGCGCACAAAGGGAAACCAAAGCTCATTGCGAAGCCTCTGGAAAGACAATACTTACGTGCTGCCCAAACCGTCTGTTAACTTCAATTTTAGTTCTCACCAGGTTGAGATCACTGCCCGGGGGATAGTAGGTTTGGAGATGTCGGCGAACACCAACAACACTAACATCAATAGCAACACCAAGAGCTTGCACAGGGAGATGGGAGTGGGCGGACGTCTGGCAGCCCAGCCTTATCACTGGCTGCTTAATGAGCCCTACAAGTGTAACGATAGTGGCCCATTTCTGGTTTTGCTAATTGCAGCAGAACCAAGGCAACTGGAGGCCAGGAACGCCATCAGGCAGACCTGGGGGAATGAGAGCGTGGCCATGGGTTATGGGTTTGTACGCCTCTTCCTGCTGGGCATGGGAAGGAGACCTGATGTGTATCCTCAGAGCTCCATCGAGGAGGAGAGTTTGCTGTACCATGATATCATCCAGCAGGACTTCATGGACACCTATTACAATCTTACTATCAAGACACTCATGGGCATGAGCTGGGTTGCTCAGTATTGCCCGCACGCACGTTACGTCATGAAAACGGACAGTGACATGTTCGTCAACACAGAATATCTCATTCAAAAGCTGCTAAAGCCAAACACGGCACCTCgacaaaattattttacaggCTACCTAATGAGAGGCTACGCACCCAACCGCAACAAAGACAGTAAATGGTACATGCCACCAGAGCTGTATTCCAGTGAGAGGTACCCTATCTTTTGCTCGGGAACGGGCTATGTGTTCTCGGGGGACATGGCGGCAAAAATCTACAATGCCTCATTGAGTATACGTCGTCTTCACCTCGAGGATGTTTATGTTGGGATCTGCCTGGCGAAACTGCGGATCGACCCGGTGCCGCCACCAAATGAGTTTCTCTTCAACCATTGGAGAGTGTCTTACTCCAGTTGTAAATACAGTCACCTGATCACCTCCCACCAGTTCCAGCCCAACGAACTCATGAAATACTGGAATCACTTGCAAAGCAACAAGCACAATCCTTGCCTTAATATGGCGAAGGATAGGAGCGGGCGACCGCGGCACAGGAAGTTACAATGGGAAGGTCTTCGGTGA